A genomic segment from Nitratiruptor sp. YY08-10 encodes:
- a CDS encoding ATP-dependent helicase yields MEKILKHLNDAQREAAQTVDGPILILAGAGSGKTKTITTRLAYLISLGVDPASILTLTFTNKAAKEMRERALSMLDDPLYPPLLCTFHKFGLLFLKLHIDKLGRDNNFVIIDTDDKKRIIKSFKPDLPVSLVASEISKYKNSLITPEEAIASARLPNFKKISNFYKRYQEYLLENNLVDFDDLLVLTYTILEQDEELCKTISNKYQFIMIDEYQDTNELQNRLVQKLCSQHNNICVVGDDDQSIYGWRGANVKNILEFPNQFDNVKIIKLENNYRSTKKILEAANSLIQHNRNRLGKKLVSTMEDGNDIEILALHDEQEEAMEVGKRVQKLIDAGVRPSEIAVLFRINALSRSIEEAFNKLKINFKLVGAIRFYERAEVKDIISYLRIITNPCDEFSLKRIINRPKRGIGKATYEKLLQKANEKHECILEMLMHSSEEDLTQIIGKKSAKTILTFVHNIKYLKELSQESLYNFLEEFDRTLGIKEYYRALPDGFERVANIDEFYGMFRDYIKQNPQNSLDDFINDISLQSDQDQIGGEAVSIMSVHASKGLEFEHLFVIGMEEGFFPLTGDGCDIEEERRLGYVAITRAKKGLVLSHVKSRFYKGRRAYLEKSRFLGEAGLCKSSVKIEKSVGFKKGDLVKHKIFGIGRVIGVSKAGREFKLTINFSGQQRDILSSFVERA; encoded by the coding sequence ATGGAAAAAATTTTGAAACATCTCAATGATGCACAAAGAGAAGCTGCTCAAACGGTAGACGGCCCCATACTGATTCTTGCCGGAGCGGGAAGCGGAAAAACAAAAACTATCACAACTAGACTCGCTTATCTGATCAGCCTCGGTGTCGATCCTGCTTCCATTCTCACACTCACCTTTACCAATAAAGCGGCAAAAGAGATGCGAGAACGGGCTCTTTCTATGTTAGATGACCCTCTCTATCCACCTCTTTTATGTACATTTCACAAATTTGGTCTGCTCTTTTTAAAGCTTCATATCGATAAACTGGGACGTGACAACAACTTCGTGATCATTGATACGGATGATAAAAAAAGAATTATTAAATCATTCAAACCGGACCTTCCCGTCTCTTTGGTTGCAAGTGAGATCTCAAAATACAAAAACTCTCTTATCACTCCTGAAGAAGCGATAGCAAGTGCAAGACTTCCAAACTTTAAAAAAATTTCCAATTTTTACAAAAGATATCAAGAATATTTACTGGAAAACAATCTTGTAGATTTCGATGATCTTTTGGTGCTAACCTATACCATTTTGGAGCAGGATGAAGAGCTGTGCAAAACAATCAGCAACAAATATCAGTTTATTATGATTGATGAATATCAAGATACAAATGAGCTGCAAAACAGACTGGTGCAAAAACTTTGCAGCCAACATAACAATATCTGCGTCGTGGGAGATGACGACCAAAGCATCTATGGATGGCGGGGCGCAAATGTCAAAAACATTTTGGAGTTCCCAAACCAATTTGACAATGTCAAAATCATCAAACTGGAAAACAATTATCGGTCCACCAAAAAGATACTTGAGGCAGCCAACAGTTTAATCCAGCACAACAGAAACAGACTCGGCAAAAAACTTGTCTCAACCATGGAGGATGGTAACGATATCGAAATATTGGCTTTGCATGATGAGCAAGAAGAGGCGATGGAAGTGGGCAAAAGAGTGCAAAAGCTCATCGATGCGGGTGTAAGACCAAGTGAAATTGCCGTTCTTTTCCGCATTAATGCACTCTCACGTTCTATCGAAGAGGCTTTCAATAAACTCAAAATCAACTTCAAACTTGTTGGAGCAATCCGCTTCTATGAGCGTGCAGAAGTAAAAGATATCATTAGCTACCTTCGCATCATTACCAATCCGTGCGACGAGTTTTCCCTCAAACGCATTATCAATAGACCCAAACGGGGTATCGGAAAAGCAACCTATGAGAAGCTTTTACAAAAAGCGAATGAAAAGCATGAATGTATCTTAGAGATGCTTATGCATTCAAGTGAGGAAGATCTGACCCAAATCATCGGGAAAAAGAGTGCAAAAACCATCCTCACATTCGTTCACAATATCAAATATCTCAAAGAACTCAGCCAAGAGAGTCTATACAATTTTTTGGAAGAGTTTGATAGAACCCTTGGTATCAAAGAGTACTATCGAGCACTGCCTGACGGCTTTGAAAGGGTGGCAAATATTGACGAGTTTTACGGAATGTTTCGAGACTACATCAAACAAAATCCTCAAAATTCTCTTGATGATTTCATCAATGATATCTCTTTACAATCAGACCAGGACCAAATTGGCGGCGAAGCAGTCTCCATTATGAGCGTCCATGCAAGCAAAGGGCTTGAATTCGAACATCTGTTTGTCATCGGGATGGAAGAGGGATTTTTCCCTTTGACCGGTGATGGGTGCGATATCGAAGAGGAGCGCAGACTTGGCTACGTAGCAATCACGAGGGCTAAAAAAGGTCTTGTCCTCTCCCACGTAAAAAGCAGATTTTACAAAGGACGAAGGGCGTATCTGGAAAAGAGCAGATTTTTGGGCGAAGCCGGTCTATGCAAATCGAGCGTAAAAATAGAAAAAAGTGTCGGATTTAAAAAAGGCGATCTTGTCAAACATAAAATTTTTGGTATAGGACGTGTCATCGGAGTCAGCAAAGCAGGACGAGAATTTAAACTAACAATCAACTTTTCGGGCCAACAGCGTGATATTTTAAGCTCTTTTGTGGAGCGGGCATGA
- the truB gene encoding tRNA pseudouridine(55) synthase TruB yields MNRLFVAYKPPFVSSNAFLHKIKKRYRVKKAGFSGTLDPFACGTLIIAFGAYTKLFRFLQKYPKRYRATIWLGASSPSLDIEKIESIQDVPPLDEETIKDVINSFVGKFTYIPPLFSAKKIGGKRAYQFAARGKQIDLKPVTSTIEKITFVHYRHPFVTFEATVSEGTYIRSLAEAIAQKLGFSGTLSYLERLAEGKFVYENEKPLDPVQYLRTKQNFVKKSKEEIFHGVKLTLDDLEYKEEGEYHILFDDFFAIIRVEKAKVRYLLNQIPRKWQ; encoded by the coding sequence ATGAACCGACTTTTTGTAGCCTACAAACCCCCTTTTGTATCCTCTAATGCCTTCTTGCACAAGATAAAAAAAAGGTATAGAGTTAAAAAGGCAGGATTTTCCGGTACACTCGATCCCTTTGCTTGTGGCACGCTCATCATCGCTTTTGGGGCGTATACAAAACTTTTTCGCTTTTTGCAAAAATACCCTAAACGTTATCGGGCCACCATCTGGCTTGGAGCTTCAAGTCCGAGCCTGGATATCGAAAAAATAGAATCGATCCAGGATGTTCCACCACTTGATGAAGAAACAATCAAAGATGTCATCAACTCCTTTGTAGGCAAATTCACCTATATTCCACCTCTTTTCAGTGCCAAAAAGATTGGCGGAAAAAGAGCGTATCAATTCGCAGCAAGAGGCAAACAGATCGACCTCAAACCCGTTACATCCACCATCGAAAAGATTACCTTTGTGCATTATCGTCATCCATTTGTCACATTTGAGGCAACTGTGAGCGAGGGGACATACATCAGAAGTCTGGCTGAAGCAATTGCCCAAAAACTCGGATTTTCTGGCACTCTTTCTTATCTCGAGAGGCTTGCAGAAGGAAAATTTGTCTATGAGAACGAAAAGCCCCTCGATCCGGTGCAGTATCTTCGTACAAAACAAAACTTTGTCAAAAAAAGCAAAGAGGAGATTTTTCATGGTGTAAAACTCACCCTCGATGATCTTGAATATAAAGAAGAAGGGGAATACCACATTCTCTTCGACGATTTTTTTGCTATTATTCGCGTTGAGAAGGCAAAAGTGCGATACCTGCTCAATCAGATTCCAAGAAAGTGGCAATGA
- a CDS encoding 4-(cytidine 5'-diphospho)-2-C-methyl-D-erythritol kinase produces MKRKAVAKINIFLKIVGTRGMYHEIVSRFIRYEKLFDEITFVACQQKKFTIEGMNIPLQSNLIYKTYQKLKEFTQNRQLDAFFQSHKVVVNKNIPQGAGLGGGSSDAATFLLMTNEILSLGIDQKDLMQIGASIGADVPFFISKLPAANVKGIGEVIEPFEDEIPEIELFTPSVYCDTAAVYTHFRQHFYHTIQKKVAETMLHQTSKEIVREYTPLQANDLYKSAAHLCPVLQKYQEEYFLSGSGSSLFREKQ; encoded by the coding sequence ATGAAACGAAAAGCGGTAGCAAAAATCAATATTTTTTTAAAAATTGTTGGTACAAGAGGCATGTATCACGAAATCGTCTCACGTTTTATCCGCTATGAAAAGCTTTTTGATGAGATCACTTTCGTTGCTTGTCAACAAAAAAAGTTTACAATTGAAGGAATGAATATTCCTTTGCAATCCAATCTCATCTACAAAACCTATCAAAAACTCAAAGAGTTTACACAAAACAGACAATTGGATGCGTTTTTTCAGTCACATAAAGTAGTCGTAAACAAAAATATACCCCAAGGCGCTGGTCTAGGTGGAGGAAGCAGTGATGCGGCAACCTTTTTACTAATGACCAATGAAATACTCTCTTTGGGAATCGATCAAAAAGATTTGATGCAAATAGGTGCAAGCATAGGCGCAGATGTTCCTTTTTTCATTTCGAAACTGCCAGCGGCAAATGTAAAAGGAATCGGAGAGGTGATCGAACCCTTTGAAGATGAGATTCCTGAAATTGAACTTTTTACACCTTCTGTGTACTGTGACACTGCTGCAGTTTATACACATTTTAGACAACATTTTTACCATACTATCCAAAAAAAAGTAGCTGAAACGATGCTACACCAAACATCCAAAGAGATTGTACGAGAGTATACACCATTGCAGGCAAACGATCTGTACAAAAGCGCGGCGCATCTTTGCCCTGTATTGCAAAAATATCAAGAAGAATATTTTCTCAGCGGTAGTGGAAGCAGCCTATTTAGGGAGAAGCAATGA
- the smpB gene encoding SsrA-binding protein SmpB, whose product MKVIATNKKAFHDFEIIERYEAGLVLQGSEVKAIRAGRVNLKDSFVKFVKGEPFVFGMHISYLDSANPHFRPDEKRPRKLLLHKKEIDKLIGKTSEKGYTIVPLKLYFNKKNIAKLEIGLAKGKTLHDKRESLKKKIMDREAKAAMKEFR is encoded by the coding sequence ATGAAAGTCATAGCCACCAACAAAAAAGCCTTTCACGATTTTGAAATCATTGAAAGATATGAAGCCGGCCTCGTTCTACAGGGGAGTGAAGTCAAAGCAATTCGAGCAGGACGCGTCAATCTCAAAGATAGTTTCGTTAAATTTGTCAAAGGAGAACCGTTTGTTTTCGGGATGCACATCTCCTATCTCGATTCGGCCAATCCTCATTTTAGACCAGATGAAAAGAGACCGAGAAAACTTCTTTTGCACAAAAAAGAGATCGATAAACTTATAGGAAAAACAAGCGAAAAAGGGTATACTATAGTACCTTTGAAGCTCTATTTCAATAAGAAAAATATTGCCAAACTGGAAATTGGCCTTGCAAAAGGAAAAACGCTACACGATAAACGCGAAAGTCTAAAGAAAAAAATCATGGATAGAGAAGCCAAAGCTGCAATGAAAGAGTTCAGGTAA
- a CDS encoding GGDEF domain-containing protein — MENQKKCQILEKLQHDIRLTKEDLKEIGFIVKKVVSFMVKNDILMTPENYARWFELFCYVQENDLTLSDSEILQYYKQLFQKTPKKVHEIEDEEIRIKLKKIASGLEEKLSQIISTIDTHNNTLQDRTEALQEKENQAADPQIVQYLKEILQNVEELRKENSKLNDQLKKYYEEINHLRRELRDTKNKAEFDYLTELFNRRKFEEYFQKLLQEFNETDGKPFSLIILDIDNFKKINDTYGHLLGDEVLKNLSSLIKTFLHSAHIPARIGGEEFAILLPETSLDEAKIIAERLRKTVENRTIPIAEGDLNFTVSIGVAQVQKGDTMDSLIQRADEALYAAKRNGKNMVIAK, encoded by the coding sequence ATGGAAAATCAGAAGAAATGTCAGATTCTTGAAAAATTACAGCATGATATCCGCTTAACAAAAGAGGATCTCAAAGAGATCGGATTCATTGTCAAAAAAGTTGTCAGCTTTATGGTCAAAAACGATATCTTGATGACTCCTGAAAATTATGCTCGATGGTTTGAACTTTTTTGCTATGTCCAGGAGAACGATCTGACCTTGAGTGACAGCGAAATTCTTCAGTACTATAAACAGCTTTTTCAAAAAACACCAAAAAAGGTACATGAAATAGAGGATGAAGAGATCCGTATCAAACTCAAAAAAATTGCCAGCGGTCTCGAAGAGAAGCTTTCTCAAATCATATCTACCATCGATACACATAACAACACATTACAAGATCGTACGGAAGCGTTACAAGAAAAAGAGAATCAAGCAGCAGATCCCCAGATCGTACAATATCTCAAAGAGATTCTTCAAAACGTCGAAGAACTCAGGAAGGAAAACTCCAAACTCAACGACCAGCTCAAAAAATATTATGAAGAGATCAATCATCTACGAAGGGAACTCAGAGATACGAAAAACAAAGCCGAATTTGATTATTTGACAGAACTTTTCAACAGACGAAAATTTGAAGAGTATTTTCAAAAACTTCTTCAAGAATTCAATGAAACAGATGGAAAACCCTTTTCTCTTATTATTCTGGATATCGATAACTTTAAAAAGATAAATGACACATATGGCCATCTATTGGGAGATGAAGTATTGAAAAATCTCTCAAGCCTTATTAAAACATTTTTACACTCTGCCCATATCCCTGCACGTATCGGTGGAGAAGAGTTTGCCATCTTACTTCCTGAAACTTCTTTAGATGAAGCAAAAATCATTGCTGAGCGGCTACGAAAAACGGTCGAAAACAGAACTATACCCATAGCAGAAGGGGATCTGAATTTCACTGTAAGTATCGGTGTTGCGCAGGTCCAAAAAGGAGATACGATGGATTCGCTCATACAACGTGCAGATGAAGCATTGTATGCGGCAAAAAGAAATGGAAAGAATATGGTGATAGCCAAATGA
- the rimO gene encoding 30S ribosomal protein S12 methylthiotransferase RimO, whose amino-acid sequence MSKKLYVVSLGCTKNLVDTEVMLGRLPEYEMTQIPEEADLIIVNTCGFIGPAKEESLQTVFDLHSKRKKDSILVMAGCLSERYKEELQKEMPEVDIFTGVGDYAKIDELIRQRKSSFSDQVYLIRSEERIITGSNYHAYIKLSEGCNQQCSFCAIPSFKGKLQSRPIENIVQEIKNLVAKGYKDFTFVSQDSSSYLRDFGIQEGLVDLIQAVEKIEGIISARILYLYPSTTTPKMIDAIANSPVFVNYYEMPIQHISDSLLKKMKRGIGAQKTKELLYRMRTIQGSFLRTSLIVGHPGESEENFHELVEFLENFEFDRINLFAYSDEEGTKAFEMEEKIPQEIVEERLAILDAIVNKQQIKSLEKDLGKTVECYLDGTSEESELLLSGRQKIWAPEVDGEILINDSDIDDLQIGNLYKVHVHERVGDKLVGTIRA is encoded by the coding sequence ATGAGTAAAAAGCTTTATGTAGTATCCTTAGGCTGTACGAAAAATCTTGTGGATACCGAGGTTATGCTCGGACGGTTGCCAGAATATGAGATGACGCAAATCCCTGAAGAAGCTGATCTTATCATCGTCAATACTTGTGGTTTTATAGGTCCGGCAAAAGAGGAGAGCCTGCAAACCGTTTTTGATCTGCACAGCAAAAGGAAAAAAGACTCTATCCTCGTTATGGCAGGATGCCTCAGTGAACGGTACAAAGAGGAACTCCAAAAAGAGATGCCAGAAGTGGATATTTTTACAGGCGTTGGCGACTATGCTAAGATTGATGAATTGATTCGGCAACGAAAAAGCAGTTTTAGCGATCAGGTTTATCTGATCCGATCAGAAGAGCGAATCATTACCGGATCAAATTATCATGCCTACATCAAGCTGAGCGAAGGGTGCAACCAGCAATGCAGCTTCTGTGCCATTCCTTCATTCAAGGGTAAACTCCAATCACGCCCTATCGAAAATATCGTCCAAGAAATCAAAAATCTTGTGGCAAAAGGATATAAAGACTTCACTTTCGTCTCGCAAGATAGTAGTTCCTATTTAAGGGATTTCGGTATCCAAGAGGGGTTGGTAGATTTGATCCAGGCAGTGGAAAAAATAGAGGGGATTATAAGTGCAAGAATTCTTTACCTCTACCCATCTACAACAACACCAAAAATGATCGACGCCATTGCAAACTCCCCTGTTTTTGTCAACTACTATGAGATGCCAATACAACATATCAGTGATTCTTTGTTAAAGAAAATGAAAAGAGGCATAGGAGCACAAAAAACAAAAGAGCTTCTTTATAGAATGCGTACAATTCAGGGAAGTTTCCTTCGAACAAGTCTTATCGTCGGCCATCCGGGAGAGAGCGAAGAAAATTTTCACGAACTTGTGGAATTTTTGGAAAATTTTGAATTTGATAGAATCAATCTTTTTGCCTACAGTGATGAGGAGGGGACAAAAGCGTTTGAAATGGAAGAAAAAATTCCACAGGAAATTGTGGAAGAGCGCCTCGCAATATTAGATGCAATAGTAAACAAACAGCAGATAAAAAGTCTTGAAAAGGATCTTGGCAAAACGGTTGAGTGCTATCTTGATGGAACGAGTGAAGAGAGCGAACTGCTTTTGAGCGGACGTCAAAAGATATGGGCTCCGGAAGTTGACGGGGAGATTTTGATCAATGACAGCGACATTGACGATCTTCAAATCGGCAATCTGTATAAAGTTCATGTACATGAACGGGTAGGAGACAAGCTGGTTGGAACTATCAGGGCTTGA
- the tilS gene encoding tRNA lysidine(34) synthetase TilS has protein sequence MELSGLDLLKNKKNLLAFSAGVDSTALFFLLLEKNIDFDIAIVDYGLRSQSKDEVVYAVELAKKYKKKIFAKQVTIEPPSIEEKARNIRYRFFDEIIQKEGYHNLITAHQLNDQLEWFLMQLGKGAGLYELVGMDVTTSRKDYTIVRPLLFVEKSELQSYLEAKKIPYFIDESNLQDTFFRNYIRHNFSDPFMKHFGDGVKKSFRYLLEDKKILEEKIQIHNYKELYFAANSHNDYMNKRILDRLFKKLGYLLSSAQKEEILRQKEGVIASKYAFAITQEWIIVAPFVQRKMDKKSKEALRRARIPKPLRGYILSASIPADFFQTYTDQ, from the coding sequence TTGGAACTATCAGGGCTTGATCTACTCAAAAATAAAAAAAACCTCCTCGCTTTTTCAGCAGGAGTCGATTCTACTGCTCTTTTTTTCCTTCTTTTAGAAAAAAATATCGATTTTGATATTGCTATCGTCGATTATGGACTTCGATCCCAAAGCAAGGATGAAGTGGTATATGCCGTTGAACTGGCTAAAAAATATAAAAAAAAGATCTTTGCAAAGCAGGTCACTATAGAGCCTCCATCTATCGAAGAAAAGGCACGTAATATTCGATACCGGTTTTTCGATGAGATCATTCAAAAAGAGGGATATCACAATCTCATCACAGCCCACCAGCTCAATGATCAACTGGAATGGTTTTTGATGCAGCTTGGCAAAGGTGCTGGTCTATACGAACTTGTCGGTATGGATGTTACCACGAGCAGAAAAGATTATACCATTGTAAGACCTCTGCTCTTTGTTGAAAAATCTGAATTGCAAAGCTATCTTGAAGCCAAAAAAATCCCCTATTTTATAGATGAGAGTAACTTGCAAGACACTTTTTTTCGAAATTATATACGGCACAATTTCAGTGATCCTTTCATGAAGCATTTCGGTGATGGCGTCAAAAAAAGCTTTCGTTACCTTTTGGAAGATAAGAAAATCTTGGAAGAGAAGATACAAATCCACAACTATAAAGAGCTCTATTTCGCCGCCAACTCACACAATGACTATATGAATAAAAGAATTCTTGATCGACTTTTCAAAAAACTCGGATATCTCCTCAGTAGTGCACAAAAAGAGGAGATTCTACGGCAAAAAGAGGGCGTCATCGCTTCAAAATATGCATTTGCTATTACACAAGAGTGGATTATCGTTGCGCCTTTTGTGCAAAGAAAGATGGACAAAAAAAGTAAAGAAGCATTGAGAAGAGCAAGAATCCCTAAACCTCTTCGGGGATATATCCTTAGCGCTTCGATTCCTGCCGATTTTTTCCAAACGTATACAGACCAATAA